A single Anopheles funestus chromosome 2RL, idAnoFuneDA-416_04, whole genome shotgun sequence DNA region contains:
- the LOC125761768 gene encoding uncharacterized protein LOC125761768: MEICSSLLVETLTIMGFGGTSQRRRRFGRDTLLGHCCLLMLLIYCWQQSPVHGASWRSKAKLYKSDDDYYESSEGYDTDEDDKHHETGEINFGSSNLHDDNESVEIEYEEHDHHHHNLPNGVFESNESTEDQPDSFNNSELLAQLGLQHKTARGKKKSRKYAAPPVTIAVPYPVHVERKVPVFIEKKVPVIVEKKVEVPIDRPYEVPVPVKVPVHEKEVIHVPKPIVFNVDRPYPVFVQRTVFVEKYRPFKVLIKSRTRY, encoded by the exons ATGGAA ATCTGTTCATCACTTTTAGTCGAAACGCTCACAATAATGGGCTTTGGAGGAACTTCTCAACGAAGGCGGAGATTTGGACGAGACACACTGTTAGGACATTGCTgtttgttgatgctgttgataTACTGCTGGCAGCAGTCACCTGTACATGGAGCGTCCTGGAGAAGTAAGGCGAAATTGTACAAGTCCGATGATGATTATTACGAATCGAGTGAAGGTTACGATACGGACGAAGATGACAAACACCACGAAACAGGTGAGATAAATTTCGGCTCCTCGAACCTGCATGACGATAACGAATCCGTGGAAATTGAATATGAAGAGCacgatcaccatcatcataatcTTCCCAATGGAGTGTTCGAGTCTAACGAATCGACCGAAGATCAACCCGATTCCTTCAACAACTCCGAGCTGTTGGCGCAGCTAGGTCTCCAACACAAAACAGCacggggaaagaaaaagagcaGAAAGtatgcagcgccaccagtcaCAATCGCTGTTCCGTATCCTGTACACGTGGAGCGCAAGGTTCCCGTGTTCATCGAGAAAAAGGTTCCGGTGATCGTGGAGAAGAAGGTGGAGGTACCGATAGATCGGCCCTACGAAGTGCCTGTTCCGGTGAAAGTGCCCGTACACGAAAAGGAAGTGATACACGTGCCCAAACCGATCGTCTTTAACGTCGATCGGCCTTACCCGGTGTTTGTGCAACGGACTGTATTCGTGGAGAAGTACCGACCGTTCAAGGTGTTGATCAAATCGAGAACACGCTACTAA
- the LOC125761772 gene encoding MAGE-like protein 2, giving the protein MKSIVLTLLVLVTYRCSAEIASQRAAPTKRIIPLGTTEHVISAHTFDTKNPEPWGNKQFKEITITKNVPVPYPIKVERHVAVPVKIPIPIAIHNKIPIVVERKIPVYVEKPIPVQVDRPVPYALPVEVPIFHKVAVEVPKPYPVHVPKPYPVYIKKPIFVKQKMQHQKSNVNRVKKSPKQSLVAMATKV; this is encoded by the exons ATGAAA AGCATTGTGTTAACTCTTCTGGTGCTAGTGACGTACAGATGTTCGGCGGAAATAGCATCTCAACGCGCGGCTCCTACGAAACGGATCATTCCACTGGGAACTACGGAACACGTGATTTCGGCACACACGTTTGACACCAAGAACCCGGAACCATGGGGAAACAAGCAGTTTAAAGAGATCACCATTACCAAAAACGTACCAGTACCGTATCCAATCAAGGTTGAGCGACATGTAGCCGTTCCAGTGAAGATCCCGATCCCAATTGCAATCCATAACAAGATACCGATCGTGGTCGAGCGCAAGATCCCGGTGTACGTGGAAAAACCGATACCGGTACAGGTGGATCGTCCCGTACCGTATGCACTGCCCGTCGAAGTTCCCATATTCCACAAGGTCGCTGTGGAAGTGCCAAAACCATATCCGGTTCACGTCCCGAAACCCTACCCGGTGTACATAAAGAAACCGATCTTTGTGAAGCAGAAGATGCAGCACCAGAAAAGCAACGTCAATCGGGTGAAGAAAAGCCCCAAGCAAAGCCTAGTGGCCATGGCGACGAAAGTTTAA